The Aquidulcibacter paucihalophilus genomic interval TTCGGTCATGGCCGCAGCATATCCCCGTCCGGCGGGCGTTTCGAGGCTTCAGATAGAAGCGCGACGATCTGGACACGAGGGGGGCGAACGTGTATCAGCCCGCCTTCATCCGCGGACCCTGTCTGTGGACCGAGATTTTATTTGTCTGCCCGTCTCCCTTTCGAGGTGCGCGGCGGGCGGCCAAAGGAGAGTTCAACCTGGTACAGATTTTCGTTCGCGATAATAACGTCGATCAAGCGCTCAAGGCCCTCAAGAAGAAAATGCAGCGTGAAGGCAGCTTCCGCGAGATGAAGCGCCACGTGCACTACGAGAAGCCCTCGGAGAAGCGCGCCCGCCAGAAGGCCGAGGCTGTTCGCCGCGCCCGCAAACTGGCCCGCAAGCGCATGCAGCGCGAAGGCCTGCTGCCGCCTCCGAAGCCCCGGGTTCCGGGCGTGGGCGGCCCGCGCTCCTAAGCGCGAACGACCGAACGAAACGATCAAGGGCCGCCCCGGAAAACCGGAGCGGCCCTTTTTCTATGCCTCCTCCCCACATCGTGGGGAGGGGGACCGCCGCGCCTCCTGGCGCGGGGGTGGAGGGGTCGAAGCAGGGAGCGCGGTTCGGCACCCCTCCACCATGCTTCGCATGGTCCCGTCGTCCGGCCGCCTCCGGCGACCATTCCTACACCCCATCGCTTCGCGACAGGGAGGAGACGGCCGTGATTACTTCCCGCCGCCCCGGATCGCGCCGGCGAAGCCCCGCCAGCTCAGCTTCACGTCCGACAGCGCGCCCGCCCGGAAGGCCCGGCCAGCGATCCAGACCATCAGCAGGGCGAAGACAAACATGCCCGCCATGGTGCCGACGACCTCGATCATCGGCGGTTCGGATGGGGCGCGGGCACTCATCAGGAAGGGGGTAAAGAAGGGGATCCACGACAGGATCTGCACCACGGGCGAGTCGGGCGTCTGCGCGGCCATGACCATCACGAAGATCGGCACCGTCAGGACCATCATGATCGGCCCCATCAGCGTCTGCGCATCG includes:
- the rpsU gene encoding 30S ribosomal protein S21 produces the protein MVQIFVRDNNVDQALKALKKKMQREGSFREMKRHVHYEKPSEKRARQKAEAVRRARKLARKRMQREGLLPPPKPRVPGVGGPRS